Proteins encoded by one window of Cheilinus undulatus linkage group 13, ASM1832078v1, whole genome shotgun sequence:
- the LOC121520225 gene encoding beta-1,3-galactosyltransferase 2-like produces the protein MQWKRRHCCSYGKYLFSLLSLLVVLLFLVQQKYQPTVREGLQVRYTPVSFWGDELNTTKPKLNVSRQISETWLVTNPLTTVVNISSQKEAAPSPQEVPNVKTTMAVSVEGEHKDNITPGPYAYIISEPDKCSQSRQAPFLVLLISTEARQEKARNAIRQTWGNESVTPDLRLIHLFLLGRNGEKLGVLQQKMLEAESSRHHDIIQQDFRDTYNNLTIKTLMGLNWVALHCPQASYVMKTDSDMFVNTENLIENLLQPKMKPKMNYFTGHMMEDFSPIRNNESKWYVPPELYPGNRYPTFCSGTGYVFSGDLVTKIYQASLNVPYINLEDVYVGLCLAKLGVKPTPPPNPLLFNHWHVSYSSCRYKHLITSHGFNPKEIFRYWRRLQSTKHNACINMI, from the coding sequence ATGCAATGGAAAAGACGCCACTGCTGTTCATACGGCAAATACCTCTTCTCTCTCCTGTCACTTCTGGTAGTGCTGCTCTTCTTGGTTCAACAAAAATATCAGCCTACTGTCAGAGAAGGACTGCAGGTCAGATACACCCCTGTGTCATTTTGGGGTGATGAACTAAACACCACAAAACCCAAACTGAACGTGAGCCGTCAAATTTCAGAGACATGGCTGGTCACTAATCCTCTGACCACTGTTGTCAACATCAGCTCACAGAAGGAAGCTGCCCCCTCTCCTCAAGAAGTGCCTAATGTTAAAACCACTATGGCAGTCAGTGTGGAGGGAGAACACAAAGACAATATCACCCCTGGGCCTTACGCTTATATCATCAGTGAGCCTGACAAATGTTCACAGAGCAGACAGGCACCATTTCTGGTGTTGCTGATATCCACTGAGGCTCGGCAAGAGAAAGCCAGAAATGCCATTCGACAGACATGGGGAAATGAGAGCGTGACTCCAGATCTCAGACTCATTCATCTGTTTCTCCTGggaagaaatggtgaaaagctgggAGTATTACAGCAGAAGATGCTTGAAGCAGAGAGTAGCAGGCACCACGATATCATCCAGCAGGACTTCAGAGATACCTACAACAACCTGACCATTAAGACACTGATGGGACTGAACTGGGTGGCGTTACACTGCCCACAAGCCAGCTATGTTATGAAGACAGACAGTGACATGTTCGTCAACACTGAGAACCTCATTGAGAACCTACTCCAGCCAAAAATGAAGCCTAAGATGAACTACTTTACAGGTCACATGATGGAAGACTTTTCTCCCATTAGAAATAATGAAAGTAAATGGTACGTGCCCCCTGAGCTGTACCCTGGCAACAGGTATCCCACCTTCTGCTCTGGGACTGGTTATGTCTTCTCAGGAGACTTGGTAACAAAAATCTATCAGGCATCTTTAAATGTTCCCTACATAAATCTGGAGGATGTGTATGTGGGGTTATGTCTGGCCAAGCTTGGTGTAAAGCCCACTCCTCCACCCAATCCACTGCTATTCAACCACTGGCATGTGTCCTATTCCAGCTGCAGGTACAAACATCTCATTACATCACATGGCTTTAATCCTAAAGAAATATTCAGATATTGGCGTCGCTTGCAGAGCACCAAACACAATGCTTGCATCAACATGATATAA